The Streptomyces achromogenes DNA segment CGCGAGGAACTCGAAGAGGTCCTCGAGGAGCGGCTGGCCGTTCTGCGGTCCGGGGCGATGAACCTTGCGGTGCATCCCCGGGACAGCCGCAAGTCGGCATAGCCCCGCACGGCTGAGGCCGGCTGCACCACACGCACGCAATGACCGCGGGCGCCGTACGTGAACACGCGTACGGCGCCCGCGGTCTTCGTGCTGCCTGCCGTCCGCCTGGCGAAGCCCGGCGTGGGAGGGGCGGCGCGTCGGCGCCTGCCGCACGGTCTAGCGTTCGTCCCGGACGACCTCGCCCTGGACCACCTTGCCGTCGGGGCGGTGGATGCGCGCCTGCTGGAAGGCGTCGCCCAGGGTGCCCGGGGTGGCCGCCGCCACACGCAGCCGGCGCTCGGCGAAAGCGCCGACCGCCTTCTGGACCGGCGGGAGGAGCAGGAGCAGCCCGGCCGCGTCGGAGAGCAGGCCCGGGATCATCAGGAGCAGCCCTCCGAGCATCATCAGGCCGTTACCCCCGCGGCTGGGCGCGGTGCCCCGCTGGAGGGCCTCGTTGAGGTTGCGGAAGGCACGGCGGCCCGCCCGCTTGATGACCACCGCGCCGAGCACGACGCCGGCGAGGAGGAGCAGGAACACCACGAGGCCCGAGGACGCTCCGGCGACCAGCGTCAGCAGCCAGATCTCCAGCACCAGCCAGCCGGCGAGGCCCAGCGGGACGAACGTGCGCAGTCGC contains these protein-coding regions:
- the fxsA gene encoding FxsA family membrane protein; protein product: MTTGAPTPVHPTPDRPGRPQQQPRRSRLRTFVPLGLAGWLVLEIWLLTLVAGASSGLVVFLLLLAGVVLGAVVIKRAGRRAFRNLNEALQRGTAPSRGGNGLMMLGGLLLMIPGLLSDAAGLLLLLPPVQKAVGAFAERRLRVAAATPGTLGDAFQQARIHRPDGKVVQGEVVRDER